DNA sequence from the Anaerolineae bacterium genome:
CCGAGGCTGATGTTATACTCCTTTTCCGGAGGAAAAACAGGAGGAGACATATGATAAGCGCTGAACCCTTTTTCTTCCCCGGCAACGAAATTGGATGCCTTTTAGTCCACGGCTTTACGGGGACCCCTAATGAGATGCGGAGGCTGGGAGAATTCCTGGCAGAACATGGCTTCACAGTGAAAGGCGTCCGTTTAGCCGGCCACGGAACCTCCCCTCTGGATATGGAAAAAACCACCTGGAAAGATTGGTTTAACTCCGTTCTAGAAGGGTACCAAGAACTTCAGAGGCTGACCTATAAAATTTTCCCGATTGGCCTCTCCCTGGGGGCAGCCCTCTCCCTCCATCTGGCAGTTCACTACAGCGTTGACGGCGTCGTAGCCCTTTCAGCTCCAGCCTTCATCAAAGACCCACGCCTCTTCTTCCTGCCCATAGCCAAACATTTCATCCGTTTCGTCAAAAAGGGCCCATCGGATTTCTTTGATCCAACCGTTCCTCAGTGGCACCTGGATTACTCCGTTTACCCCACCAGATCCATAGAACAGCTCCTCCAGTTCCTGGCCCACATGAGAAGGGAACTGCCCATGGTTAAAGCCCCGGTGCTTTTTATCCATTCCAAAACTGATAGATCAGTCCCACCGGAAAACCCTCTCTATCTCATCCAGCGCATCGGTTCAGCCGAGAAATCCATCATATGGATAGAGAAAAGCGGGCATGTGATAACTGAAGACATCGCCCGGGAGGAAGTCTTCAATGCGTGCCTTAATTTTATCCGTCAGCATTCTGGCCCTGGCCCTTCAGAGTTGCCGTGAGCCCACTGAAGAATTCAACATCGGAGCAGCACCGACGGTTATGAAAGCCCTGGATGAAGTGGCAATGGATTTCAGAGGATGCAAAGTCAACATAAGCTACGCATCCTCGGGCCAGATAGCCCAGCAGGTGCGGCAGGGAGCCCCTTTTGACCTCCTGATTTTAGCCGATAAGGATTACATTGAGGCATTGGCGAGGGAAGGCTATGTTCTTGAAGAGAGCATAAAGACCTATGCCCGGACAAACCTAGTGGTCTGGATTCCAGAGGACGGGCCTCGTCTTGAAAACCTCAGAGAACTGATTTACATCCCTGGAAAGATAGCGGTAGCCAACCCCGAGTATGCTCCCTCGGGAAAAGCTGCCGTTCAGGCTCTAAGGGCGGCCGGCCTCTGGGAGGAGTTGAAAGATAAGCTCGTTTACGCCGAAAACCTTCGCGAAGCAACCCAGTACGCCGAAGTGGGCAGTGCTTCCGCCGCCATCACCTCCCTTTCCCTCGTCCTGGACCTGAAGGGCCACTACTTTGTAATCCCAAAAGAACTCTACACCCCTCTTGAGCAGAGTCTGGCCATCGTAAAGGGGGCGAAGCACGAAAAATGCGCGCGAGATTTCATTGCCCACTTCCTCGGGCCAGAGGGCAAAAATATCCTGAAAAAGCATGGCTTTGAGGTTCTGGAGGAATGAAAGAATGGATCTGAGCCCTCTTTTGCTCTCTTTAAAAGTAGCTCTCACCGCTACGGCTTTAGCTACCGTAACCGGACTCGCGCTGGCTATATTGGTCACCAGGGTTCATTTTATGGGCAAAACCCTCTTAGAAGCTTTTTTGACTTTGCCCCTTGTCCTTCCGCCGAGCGTTGTGGGCTATTACCTTCTGATGATAATGGGCCGGGATGGCCCCTTAGGGTGGCTTGGCTGGCTTTTCACCTGGAAAGCAGCCGTTATGGCTTCGTGGATCGTAGCCCTGCCTTTGATGTTCAGGGCAGCCAAGAGTGCCCTGGAAAGTGTAGATCCATCGCTCGAGATGGTGGCCAGGACCCTAGGGGTTCCCCCCTGGAAAGCTTTCTTGGACGTAACCCTGCCCTTAGCAAGCCGGGGAATAACGGCAGGGGTCATTCTGAGTTTTGCTAGAGCCCTCGGGGAGTTCGGCGCTACGCTGATGGTGGCTGGGAACATTCCAGGCAAAACCAGAACTATTCCTCTGGCTATCTACACCGCCGTCCAGGCTAACCGGATGGATACAGCCACCTTTTGGGTGGTAATCACTGTCTTCCTGGCCTTCATTTTTATCCTGATAGTAAACAAACTTCAGGCAAGATGATGCCCGTTTTAGTAGCACAATTTTCTAAAAAGCTTGGAGAAATTTCTCTGAATATAAACTTTGAGCTGGGAAGAGAGGTGCTGGTGCTCTTCGGCCCCTCGGGAAGCGGCAAAACTTCTATCCTCCGGTGCCTTTCCGGCCTCTTGACCCCCGAAAAGGGTTTCATTGAGCTAGAAGGTCGGGTGCTTTTCTCTTCCGATGGCAAAAGGGTGAAGGTGAATGTCCCCGTTCACCTGCGACGTATAGGCTTTGTGTTTCAGGATTATGCCCTCTTTCCCCACATGACAGTGGCGGAAAATATCCTTTACGGATGCAGAAACAAAGCAAAAAGGCGGGAAATTTTACAGATGTTCCTGGAGAAAATGGGTCTGAAGGGCCTTGAAAGCTACTACCCCCACGAACTTTCAGGAGGTCAGAAGCAGAGGGTGGCTATAGCCAGAGCCCTGGCGGCTGAACCACGCCTCCTCCTTTTGGACGAGCCCTTTTCGGCGCTGGATAAACCAGTGCGACACAAGCTTCAATCCGACCTTCTGAAACTCCAGGAAGAAATGGAAATCCCAGTAATTCTGGTAACCCACGACTTGGAAGATGCCTTTATCATGGGCACCAAGCTGGCTGTGGTAAACGCAGGAAAAATTGAACAGATTGGAGAAAAAGAGGAGGTGTTCCGGCACCCCCGCACCAGAGCCGTGGCTAAGTTCATAGGAGCCAGGAATATTATGCAAGGGAAAGTGCTGGGCAGGGACGAAAAGGGAGTTTACATTGATTGGAAAGGCTTTGTCTTTGAGGCCTTACCCCACGAAGCATCACCTGGCTCAGAAATTACTTTCTGCATACGGCCCGAAGATGTAATGATCATAAGACCTGATAGACCCCTCCGAGGTGGGATCAGAGAAAACCTCATAAGCGGAGTTATAGTGCGGGAAATTCACAAGGGCGACCATTATACCCTCTTCTTCAAAGTGCGCCCGGTGGAAACGGGAAAGGATTACGATTTAGAAATTTCAATCCCCGCCCACGCCTATATACGCCTGGAACTCGGAGTTGGCAAAGAAGTGCTGGTCTCCCTCAAAAAGAGCGCTCTGCATATTATCCAGGACTCTTAAGGCCGCTTCCTGTTAGGGGAACCACAACAGTCTTGCCCGAAAGGTCATGGAGGTGGTCCAGCGCCGCCACAGCCACCGCCGAAGTCGGTTCTACGAAGAAACCTTCAAGGGCAAGCTCCTTCCTGGCTTTGAGAATTTCTTCCTCCTCCACCACTAAGATCCCTCCGCCGGTTTCCCTAACCGCCCGAAGAATTTCCTTTGCCCGGAGGGGTTTTGCTATACTTATGCCCTCGGCCACGGTGGGGCCCGGGGTGTAGTCGGGAATTTCTTCAATTCCGAGGCGGAAAGCTTCAAAGAGGGGTGAGCAGTTTCTGGCTTGAACCCCATACAATGCGGGCATGGAGTCCACAAGGCCCGTCTCCAGAAGATTCCGGAACCCTTCGTAAAGGCCCAGGAGCAAGGTCCCGTGCCCAACCGGAAGCACCATGGCATCAGGAACCCTGCCAAGCTGCTCCCAGATTTCATAGGCAACCGTCTTCATCCCCTCCAGGATTAGGGGATTGTAGTAGTGACTGGCGTAGTAATAGCCTTTTTCCGCCTCCTCCCAGACGGCTCTGGCGGCTTCTTCCCTGGGCCCTTTCACTTCCACCAACTCTGCACCGTAGATAGCTATCTGGGCTTTCTTGGCCGGAGAAGCATGAGCCGGAACAAAGATGCGGGCTTTTATCCCGGCTCTCGCTGCATAAGCGGCCAAAGAAGCTCCCGCATTTCCCGATGAATCTTCCACCACCTCCTTAATCCCTGCGCTCTTGAGAAAACTCACCAGCACAGCGGTCCCTCTGTCCTTGAAAGAACCCGTGGGTGAAAGGTACTCCAGTTTGAAATGAAGAGGCATCCCTCTCCATTCGGCTTCCACAAGAGGTGTTAAACCCTCCCCCATGGATACAATTTCACCAACTTCTGGAAGCGACTCCCGGTATCGCCACAGAGAAAAGGTTCCCCGATGGATTCTATGGTGAGCAAAAGGCTTCGGATTGCGGAGGTTGAAATACCCACCACACGGACAACGCCAGAGGGTGGTGGTCGGAGGGTAAGAACGACCGCAGGCAGAACAGGTGAACTCCAATTTTCCCCTCCCACAAAAATAGGGCTACCTTCTATTCGGGTATATAATAAAGCAGGTTCAGGAAGATGGCAATCGGGCCAAGAAACTTCTATATATAACAGGACAAGGCACTTTGCAGGGTTTCCCGTCGCTCCGGTCCCACACCTGGGGGAGGGATGTGAAGCAACCGGATAGCAGAACCGGAAAGTTTGCAGAATCCGAAAAATTCGTTTAAGCTTAAAACAAAGGAGGTGTTATGCTTAAAGTTCGTGCGATTTGCCTTGTTTTTATCTTTTTCCTGGCCCTTTCTTTCCCCGCCTTTCCTGCTCTAGCTGAAGGCTCCTCTCCGCTTAAGGTCTACTACGCCGGACCTGAAGACAGAGCGCTCACAGCCCTGACCATAGCCCCCGCCTTTCGCCTGGTTTACGACCCAGCCCAGGCTGACGTCCTTTTCCTCAATGGCTCTATACCCGAGCCCGAAAGGCTTGCGGCTCTAGTTCGGGGAGGGGCTGGCTTAGTGCTCATCCTGGGCCCAAATGTCTCCACCTCTCAGGTGGAAACTCTGCTGGGCTTTCCGGTCACCTTGAAAGCGCGGGAGGATCCCCTCAGCCTGATCGGCGTGGAGAGGGTTCACGACCCATTGCTCACTGAGATCGTGTGGACCAGCGCACCGCAGATCCGGCAGCGCCTTGAGGTGAAAACGCCTGCCTCAGGCGTGACAGCCCTGGTGGTGGGATTTGAGGACGGCTCCTGGGTCCTGTGGTCTGCCCAGAACGGACGGGCTTATGTCTTCAACGCCTTTTTAGGCGAGGCCAATCCCCAGTTTCAGGACTGGGGCTATTTCAACTACTTCATCTACCATTTAACGATGCGGGTAGCAGGCCGGACCCCCGTCTCTTTCGCCGATTATCCAGCTTCTCCGGTGCCTCACGCGCGGGAGCGTCTTATCCTTTATATCCTTTTGGCAGGGATGCTGGCAGTAGCCGTGCTGATTTTCTGGGCCGTTCGGCGCTACAGCCGCGCCCATCCGGAACTGCTGGACGTCCTGGTGGCTGACCGGCAGGATTTCATCGCTCGTGAGGCTGGAACGGCCTGGGAGGAGATCGGCTTCCACCGCCCTCTGGCGGGCTTCTTCGTGGCCCTGATGATGGGCATTGTCCTCTTCATCCCCCTCATTATTTACCAGAACCTCATCCTCCCCGCTTACATTCTCCCCTCCGCCCAAGCTCTGGGCATCTGGGGACGGGTGGTCCAGTTCTTTAACTTCCTCTGGCTGCTTTTTGACCTGGGCACCAGTGCCGCCTTCATCAAATTTTTCGCCCAGTACCGGGTCCATGATCCCCGCCGGGCCATTCAGTATGGGCAGGTTTTCGTCTGGTGGCAGGCCCTATCCGGCGCATTTCAGGTGGCGATGGTGACAGCAGTAGCGGGCACTTTCCTCCCCAGAACCCCTTACGCCCTCTATACCTGGAGCGTCATTATCCACACCTTTATCCAGATCCCTGGTTTCTACCAGGTGATGCGGCACGGGCTGATGGCCTGGCAGCGGTTTGACTACGCCCAGACGCTGGACATCGCCCTGGCTCTCATCTTCCCCATCATCACCCAGCCGGTGCTGGTGACGCTGATGGTGCGATGGGGAGCAGCAAACCCTGTCTTTGGCGGGCCGATGGGGGGCGTACTGGGGATGGGGATGGCTGCCTACGCCTCCGAACTTCTTGCCTTTCTGCTGGGCCTCTGGCTCTACCGGCGGTTGGGCTACAATCCCCGCCTCCTCTTCCTGGCCCACTTTAACTGGAGCATCGTCAAAGAAGCCCTGCGCTTCGGAGTCTTTGAAATGTTGGGGTCCATTGCCTGGGCAGCAGGCCAGGCCCTGGAGATCCTCATCACCCAGACTCGGCTGGTCAACTACAATGAGGTTTGGGGAAACTGGACTCTGGCCCAGAACTTCGTCTTCGCCTACAACGTATTGCACACCCTTTACGCCAACCTGATGTCCTCCATCTCCGAGGCTATCTCTCATGCCCGGAAGGTGTTGAGCCAGTATTACTCGGTGATGGCTTACAAGTGGGGTGGCCTGATAAGCGCCTTCATCGGCGCTGTGCTCCTGGCAGTAGCCGACCGCTTCATCCTGGGAGCATCAGGGCCAGAATTTGTCCGAGCTGCCACTTATGCCATCCCCCTCATTATCTGGGGTGCCATCCAGTACCCTTCATGGGTGGGAGATAACGTCCAGCTGGGGGCCAACCGCCCATACCTTAAGTCCATCCTGGTAGCAGGAGAGCAGGCCATCCGCATCCTCCTGGCGCTTATTTTGCTGCGGCGCTACCAGATCAATGCCCTTATCTTCGCCTACTTCGTGGCCCTGCTGACCAAAGATATCGTGGCCTACTTCATCAACCACCGGCTCTGCTTCCCTCAGCGGTTCTATTTCTGGCAATCGCTGGGAGCCCCGCTTCTGGCAGGAGCAGCCCACTACCTGGTCCTGCGCTGGCTCACAGGCCTTATCTGGCAGGGCGATCAGGTGACCAGTGTCCTCATTTTCTTCATCGGCATCCTGCCCTCCTATCCGCTGTTCGCTTTCTTCTACGGCTTCTTCGGGGGCTGGGATGACGCAACTTTGGAAGAGGTTCGGCAGGCAGCAAATCTTGCAGGCTTTGTGCGACCGCTGGCCTGGCTCTTCTGGGGAGCGAGCGCGCTGGGGGCCCGGATCAGCCCCTTCCATGGGCGTTTCCCCATCACGATATACGCAACTGCGATGGAGGAAGCCCATTCTCTTACCAGGGAGCGAGTTAAGTTGATCTGATAGAAAGCCCCCTCCTGTGACAGGGCCATTATGGTTCTATGAGAACATAATCCTTATTCCCTGCAGGGAGGCGGGAAAGATCTTGCCAGCGGTAAACTCCCACCGCCAGTTTATACTTGCCCTCAGGTACATCCAGAACCCGCTCGTCCCGGTAAGTGCGGCCGGGGACCCAGGACGAAGTACCCATAGCCGTAAGCCAGAAAGGAGGACCATCGCTCTGGGCCACCTTTTGCCCTTTCTCATCCAGAACATGGATAAAAACGGAGTAATCTTCTGGAATCACATCAATGGCGCGCCAGTAAAGGGTGAGATGCAGAGGCCTCCCCGGATTCAAATCGTATCCCACAAGGCTGATGAGCCCGCCGAAATTTACCTCAACATACCTTTGGGGAACAAGCTCCCCCTTCCCTGACGGCTCAAAGGGACAGCGCTCTTGAGGCACAAGCCGGCACAGAAAGCTTGAGCTGCGCCTGAAACCTGCAACCTGAACCATTGTATCTCCATATAAAAGCACTATGGGGCCTTCAGATCTGAAATTTTTGACCTTCCACTTCTCCCCTGCCGAAACCTCTAAGGCTACCACAAAGTATTGCCCGAGATCCCAGGGAATGGTTTCCACCGCCACCGTTTCGCCCACTTTCCACAGGGGTGGCGGATACCAGATAAGGGTTGGGAGAGGATGGAAAAGGCTTCCGGCAAAGGGCCGGCTTTTTTCGTCCAGAAGGGAAACGTTTATCTTAAAGCCTTCGGGAAGCGATGCGAGCGGTTCCCAGTAAGTTCGCACTGTAAGAAGTTTCCCTTCCCGATACCTGATCAGGTCTAACCCTTTGAACAGAAGTTTACCCTCAAAACAGACTTCAGCAGGGTATGAAGGGCGAGGGTCTTTTACCCTGGCAAAATCAAAGAATTCATCCCCAAGTTCCCGGCGGCTTTTGCCCCTCTGGAGGAGGATATAGCCGTGAGACGCTTCCACAATTCCGAACCCTCCATCCAGAAGCTTAAGGAATTCCCTGTGAAAATCGTTCGGATGCATGTCCGTGGTAGAGGTCACGTCCAGGAGGATAAAATCAGCCACCCCAGTGGAAGGAAATGGGTAAACTCCAGCCCTATCAGTAAAATGCGGGTATAAACCCACAGTGGTGGAAAGAGGGGCTTCTGGGGGAATCAGGGCCTCAAAACGGGAAAGCAAACGGTGGTGAGGGGTTACTTCCGGAAAGGGAACGTTCCAGGCCAGGGGGGTAAAACCTCTCACGAAATGCAGAGTCAGTGCTCCAACAACCATCCAGGCCGAGAGCACCGGGCGAACTTTTTCCTTAAGCCTGGTCATCCCCAGAAGGGCGGAAACGGTTAAAAAGGGAAGAAAAATTGCAGAATAATGCTGCTCTCCAGTGTAAGTAGGGGGGTAATTGCTGAGGACGTTCAGGAGAAAGAAGGGGGCTGAAAAGAACAGGATTTCAGGAGCTAAAAGGGAGAGGAAACCGGTGTGAGCCAACAGGAAAGCTCCGTATCCGGGTCCCCGGGAGAGGATCAGGCCCCAGGCTTCCTTCAAGCCTCGGAGATCCCGATAGCGGGCAACGTAAAGGTAATTTTCTCCAAAGGTCTCCCTTGCGTAGTGGGGTATGATGATAATAAACGCGCAGGCACCATAGAGCAGGCTTATAGCCATGAGAGCGATCCCCAACCTCGGGGATAACCTGAAGAAGGAATAGAGCCCCAGGAGAAAAGCCAGGTAAAACATGTCCTCCCGAGCTAACATTGCAAGGATAGCGAAAGTCAGAAAGGGAACAACCGAACGGCGATGGGCGAAGTAGCAGGCGAACAGGAAAAAGGGAACGGCCAGAGGTGCAGTGTGGAAATCGGCCAGGTTGGCGGCCTGAAGGGCCGGGGAGAGAAGATAAACCAGAGGAAAAGTTAGGGCTACAAACTCGTTCTTGAGTTTATCCCGTGCCATCAGGAACAGGGGAATAGCGCCGAGGGCAAGGAGGAAAGTCTGAAGGATCAAGAGGGTTTCAGCCTTATCCCAGATGAGCAAAAAAGGAGCAAGCAGAAGGATTATGGGTTCAAAGTGGTATGCAAGGGATGAGCCCTCAGTCTGACGGAAAAGCTGTCCGTGCAGTGTAAACCAGACGGCCTGGTGGTTAACTCCAAGGTCAAACATTGCGGTCTGGAAAGACCAGTGTCGGGCAAGGGAGAAACTGCCGATGGCCAGGATATATAGAGAAAGCATGAGGAAGAGGATAGCGCCGGACAGGAATCTTCTCATCCCTTCCATCCGATTACAAAAGCTATGGCCGTGGTCCTGGAATGAGCCAGACTTATATTCCAGCCTTTTACTCCCAGCTCTGTGGCTCTGGCGAGGGCTTTCCCTGAAAGTTTGAGGCAAGGCCTGCCTGATTCATCGCGAAGGATTTCCACTTCTTTCCAGCCTATGGGCCCTATGCCCGTGCCAAGGGCTTTAGCCACTGCTTCCTTGGCCGCAAAACGGGCCGCCAGGCAGTGAATATATCCACCGCAAAGCTTTAGTTCATCCGGAGTGAAGACCCTGGCCTTGAACCTTTCTCCCCAGCGTTGGCAGGCCTTTTCCACCCTCTCCAACTCTACCAGGTCAACTCCCACCAGAAATGCCTGCACCGTCGAAGCCCCTTCCTATGCCCCTGTAAATGAAGCCCAGCGCTTTCATCTTCTCCGGATCGTATATGTTGCGCCCGTCTATGAGGATGGGCTGACGCATCAGATTCCTTATGCGTTCCATATCCAGTTGCTTGAATTCGTTCCACTCCGTGACCAGGATGAGGGCATCGGCTCCCTGGGCGACCTGATACGGGTCTTCCTTGAACTCTACTCCGTTGAGGATAGCCTTGGCGTTCTCCATAGCAGCGGGGTCATAGGCTTTAACCTTTGCTCCCTCGTGCTGGAGCATGTGGATTATTTCCACCGAAGGGGCTTCCCTCATGTCATCGGTGTTGGGCTTGAAGGCAAGGCCGAGGATTCCGACCACTTTGTTCCGGAGGCTACCGCCCAGAAGGTTCCTCAGTTTGTGGACAAGCCTGCGGCGCTGGTCCTGGTTTATCTCAATGACGGCCCGCAGGAGCTGGGGGTGACAACCGTGAGTGGCAGCCATGTAGGCCAGAGCCCTCACATCTTTGGGGAAGCAGCTCCCTCCCCATCCAATCCCCGCCCCAAGGAATTCGGAGCCTATCCTGTGGTCAAGGCCCATCCCCATGGCCACCACTTTAACATCCGCACCCAGGGCCTCGCAGATGTTGGCGATTTCGTTTATGAAGGAAATTTTCGTAGCCAGGAAGGCGTTAGAGGCATACTTTATCATCTCGGCGGTGCGAAGATCAGTGATAATTACTGGAGCCTGAAGGGGGGCGTAAAGTTCAGCTACCTTCTCAGCAGCCTCCCGATTTGTAGAACCTAAAACAATGCGGTCAGGATTCATGAAATCGTAGACGGCAGAGCCTTCGCGAAGGAATTCGGGGTTGGAGACAACCCAGAAGGGGACGGAGGGATTGGTCATGTTTTCCCGGATTATCTCCGCCACAAAGTCTCCCGTGCCTATGGGAACAGTGCTTTTGTTCACAATTATTACGGGGTGGTCCAGATTTCTGGCTATTTCCTTGGCGGCAGCTTCCACATAGGAGAGATCCGCTTCCCCCTCCTCCCCTTCAGGGGTGTTAACTGCGATAAAGATGAACTGGGCGTTTTTGATAGCTTCGGGATAAGAAGTGGTGAAGTATATGCGGCCAGCTCTGAGGTTCCTGCGGACTATTTCTTCAAGGCCGGGCTCGAAGAAGGGGACCTTGCCTCTTTTTAGGCTTTCAATTTTGGCTTCGTTTATATCTACACACCAAACCTTATTTCCGAGATCGGCAAAGCAGGCCCCTGTTACGAGGCCAACGTATCCCACTCCGATGACAGCTATCTCCCTCAAGGCAACCTCCTTTAATTTATGTTTTAACCTTGCCCGATCGCGGAAAGGCTCAGGGCACAATCCCCAGGGAGAGTACGGGGATTTTTTCCGCCCTTTCCAGTTTCCTCAAGTCCCGATAACCGATGGTTCACCATCGTTTCATAATCCCCTTCAGAGGTGGTTTGGGGGCACCATCGGGTTCCCTTATTGCCACCCCTGCCGGTTCAGGGGCGGGGGTTTTTTACACCCTCAATCTTGGGTCAAGGGCATCCCGCAGGCCATCCCCCAGCAAGTTAAAGCCCAGTACAGTAAGCATTATAGCAAGGCCTGGGAATATTACAACATGAGGGGCAGTGAAAACAGAGCCCCGTCCCTGGCCGAGCATCGCCCCCCACTCAGGGGTAGGAGGCTGAGCCCCGAGCCCGAGAAAGCTCAATCCGGCTGCGTCCAGTATGGCCGTCGCTATGCCGAGGGTTCCCTGGACTATGATGGGAGTTAAACAGTTGGGCATTATGTGACGGAACAGGATGCGGCTTGAGGAGCATCCTATAGCCCTGGCAGCCAGCACGTAATCGGTTTCTTTGGCCGCCAGAACCGATGCCCTCACAATCCTGGCGTAGACCGGTATTGAGACGAAAGCGATGGCATAGAGCATGTTTAAAAGCCCTGGCCCCAGAATGGCCACAATGGCAATAGCTAAAAGCAGGCTCGGAAAAGCCAGCATTATATCCATGACCCTCATAACTATGTTATCAACCCATCCCCCGGCATAACCCGAAGCTGCCCCAATCAAAGTCCCTACTATTATGGCCAGGGAGACCGAGGCTACCCCTACGGAAAGAGATACTCTCGCTCCATATATTACACGGCTTAAAAGGTCCCTCCCCACCTCATCAATTCCGAAGGGGTGTTTCCAGGAAGGGGGCTCCCTGCGCCTGGTGATATCCTGAGCGAGGGGGTCGTAAGGAGCTATCCAGGGGGCAAAGATGGCGCAGAAGACAAAAATTCCCAGAAGGACCATCCCTATTATCGCCAGTTTGTTCCGGAAAAGCCTCCTTAGGGCATCCCTGAAGAGGCTTGTCTGAGCAGGTACTCCAATCTCCACCTTCATCACCTCCCCTTAAATCACTCATACCTTATGCGGGGGTCAAGGTAGGCATAGGATATATCCACCACCAAGTTTATTAAGACGAATAGGACAGCGATAACCAGCACGCTGCCCTGGACAGCCGGATAATCCCTGGCCAGGATGCGGTCCACCACAAGTCTGCCCATACCTGGCCAGGAAAAGATAGTCTCAGTAAGGATTGCCCCAGCCAGAAGGTAACCAAGCTCGAGGCCTATGACCGTTATTACAGGCAGGAAAGCGTTCTTGAGGGCGTGCCGGAAGACCACCACCCTTTCCTTGAGTCCTTTAGCCCTGGCCGTCCGGATGTAATCCTGATAAAGGACCTCCAGCAAGCTGGAGCGAGTCATCCTGGCTATTATAGACATGGGGATAGTCCCGAGAGCAATGGAGGGAAGGACGAGGTGTTTTAGGCAATCCACCAAGGCTTCCCAGTTTCCGGTAACCAGG
Encoded proteins:
- the modB gene encoding molybdate ABC transporter permease subunit, which gives rise to MDLSPLLLSLKVALTATALATVTGLALAILVTRVHFMGKTLLEAFLTLPLVLPPSVVGYYLLMIMGRDGPLGWLGWLFTWKAAVMASWIVALPLMFRAAKSALESVDPSLEMVARTLGVPPWKAFLDVTLPLASRGITAGVILSFARALGEFGATLMVAGNIPGKTRTIPLAIYTAVQANRMDTATFWVVITVFLAFIFILIVNKLQAR
- the modA gene encoding molybdate ABC transporter substrate-binding protein, which encodes MRALILSVSILALALQSCREPTEEFNIGAAPTVMKALDEVAMDFRGCKVNISYASSGQIAQQVRQGAPFDLLILADKDYIEALAREGYVLEESIKTYARTNLVVWIPEDGPRLENLRELIYIPGKIAVANPEYAPSGKAAVQALRAAGLWEELKDKLVYAENLREATQYAEVGSASAAITSLSLVLDLKGHYFVIPKELYTPLEQSLAIVKGAKHEKCARDFIAHFLGPEGKNILKKHGFEVLEE
- a CDS encoding ABC transporter ATP-binding protein, with protein sequence MMPVLVAQFSKKLGEISLNINFELGREVLVLFGPSGSGKTSILRCLSGLLTPEKGFIELEGRVLFSSDGKRVKVNVPVHLRRIGFVFQDYALFPHMTVAENILYGCRNKAKRREILQMFLEKMGLKGLESYYPHELSGGQKQRVAIARALAAEPRLLLLDEPFSALDKPVRHKLQSDLLKLQEEMEIPVILVTHDLEDAFIMGTKLAVVNAGKIEQIGEKEEVFRHPRTRAVAKFIGARNIMQGKVLGRDEKGVYIDWKGFVFEALPHEASPGSEITFCIRPEDVMIIRPDRPLRGGIRENLISGVIVREIHKGDHYTLFFKVRPVETGKDYDLEISIPAHAYIRLELGVGKEVLVSLKKSALHIIQDS
- the acpS gene encoding holo-ACP synthase, with translation MQAFLVGVDLVELERVEKACQRWGERFKARVFTPDELKLCGGYIHCLAARFAAKEAVAKALGTGIGPIGWKEVEILRDESGRPCLKLSGKALARATELGVKGWNISLAHSRTTAIAFVIGWKG
- a CDS encoding alpha/beta fold hydrolase; its protein translation is MISAEPFFFPGNEIGCLLVHGFTGTPNEMRRLGEFLAEHGFTVKGVRLAGHGTSPLDMEKTTWKDWFNSVLEGYQELQRLTYKIFPIGLSLGAALSLHLAVHYSVDGVVALSAPAFIKDPRLFFLPIAKHFIRFVKKGPSDFFDPTVPQWHLDYSVYPTRSIEQLLQFLAHMRRELPMVKAPVLFIHSKTDRSVPPENPLYLIQRIGSAEKSIIWIEKSGHVITEDIAREEVFNACLNFIRQHSGPGPSELP
- a CDS encoding DUF2079 domain-containing protein, whose protein sequence is MRRFLSGAILFLMLSLYILAIGSFSLARHWSFQTAMFDLGVNHQAVWFTLHGQLFRQTEGSSLAYHFEPIILLLAPFLLIWDKAETLLILQTFLLALGAIPLFLMARDKLKNEFVALTFPLVYLLSPALQAANLADFHTAPLAVPFFLFACYFAHRRSVVPFLTFAILAMLAREDMFYLAFLLGLYSFFRLSPRLGIALMAISLLYGACAFIIIIPHYARETFGENYLYVARYRDLRGLKEAWGLILSRGPGYGAFLLAHTGFLSLLAPEILFFSAPFFLLNVLSNYPPTYTGEQHYSAIFLPFLTVSALLGMTRLKEKVRPVLSAWMVVGALTLHFVRGFTPLAWNVPFPEVTPHHRLLSRFEALIPPEAPLSTTVGLYPHFTDRAGVYPFPSTGVADFILLDVTSTTDMHPNDFHREFLKLLDGGFGIVEASHGYILLQRGKSRRELGDEFFDFARVKDPRPSYPAEVCFEGKLLFKGLDLIRYREGKLLTVRTYWEPLASLPEGFKINVSLLDEKSRPFAGSLFHPLPTLIWYPPPLWKVGETVAVETIPWDLGQYFVVALEVSAGEKWKVKNFRSEGPIVLLYGDTMVQVAGFRRSSSFLCRLVPQERCPFEPSGKGELVPQRYVEVNFGGLISLVGYDLNPGRPLHLTLYWRAIDVIPEDYSVFIHVLDEKGQKVAQSDGPPFWLTAMGTSSWVPGRTYRDERVLDVPEGKYKLAVGVYRWQDLSRLPAGNKDYVLIEP
- a CDS encoding UDP-glucose/GDP-mannose dehydrogenase family protein, which translates into the protein MREIAVIGVGYVGLVTGACFADLGNKVWCVDINEAKIESLKRGKVPFFEPGLEEIVRRNLRAGRIYFTTSYPEAIKNAQFIFIAVNTPEGEEGEADLSYVEAAAKEIARNLDHPVIIVNKSTVPIGTGDFVAEIIRENMTNPSVPFWVVSNPEFLREGSAVYDFMNPDRIVLGSTNREAAEKVAELYAPLQAPVIITDLRTAEMIKYASNAFLATKISFINEIANICEALGADVKVVAMGMGLDHRIGSEFLGAGIGWGGSCFPKDVRALAYMAATHGCHPQLLRAVIEINQDQRRRLVHKLRNLLGGSLRNKVVGILGLAFKPNTDDMREAPSVEIIHMLQHEGAKVKAYDPAAMENAKAILNGVEFKEDPYQVAQGADALILVTEWNEFKQLDMERIRNLMRQPILIDGRNIYDPEKMKALGFIYRGIGRGFDGAGISGGS
- a CDS encoding pyridoxal-phosphate dependent enzyme, which gives rise to MEFTCSACGRSYPPTTTLWRCPCGGYFNLRNPKPFAHHRIHRGTFSLWRYRESLPEVGEIVSMGEGLTPLVEAEWRGMPLHFKLEYLSPTGSFKDRGTAVLVSFLKSAGIKEVVEDSSGNAGASLAAYAARAGIKARIFVPAHASPAKKAQIAIYGAELVEVKGPREEAARAVWEEAEKGYYYASHYYNPLILEGMKTVAYEIWEQLGRVPDAMVLPVGHGTLLLGLYEGFRNLLETGLVDSMPALYGVQARNCSPLFEAFRLGIEEIPDYTPGPTVAEGISIAKPLRAKEILRAVRETGGGILVVEEEEILKARKELALEGFFVEPTSAVAVAALDHLHDLSGKTVVVPLTGSGLKSPG